A stretch of Paraburkholderia phenazinium DNA encodes these proteins:
- a CDS encoding ABC transporter permease — translation MTPSVATGLNVRNVRNARLRALLPVFSLVVILVPIFILQPATFSYFGLGLLLNLAVPIVFATLAQLAVITVNDLDLSIGAFVSLTACIGATLCVREPWLGIVALIGCVLAYAAIGALIEFRQIPSIVVTLGLSFVWTGLAVLLLPSPGGSSPQWLGSLMTYQTPLIAAPIVWSVVIALVGHLLLMRSSAGVRVRGAGGNPRAMSRFGWSMVKSRAILYGVAGFFGVCSGLSLLGLTTSADPNLALRYTLLSIASVILGGGEFVGGRVSVWGAVLGAITLTVAASFLAFLNISPDWQVGMQGVILIAVLSLRVLLQRSGGRR, via the coding sequence ATGACGCCTTCCGTCGCGACAGGGCTCAATGTCCGCAACGTCCGAAATGCACGGCTAAGGGCGCTGCTGCCGGTGTTTTCACTGGTGGTGATTCTGGTGCCTATCTTTATCCTGCAGCCGGCGACGTTCAGTTACTTCGGCTTGGGACTGCTGCTCAATCTTGCCGTGCCGATCGTCTTTGCGACGCTCGCGCAACTGGCCGTCATTACCGTGAACGATCTTGATCTGTCGATCGGCGCGTTCGTCAGCCTGACCGCGTGCATTGGCGCGACCTTGTGCGTGCGCGAGCCGTGGCTCGGCATCGTAGCGCTGATAGGTTGCGTGCTGGCGTATGCGGCGATCGGCGCGTTGATCGAATTCCGCCAGATTCCATCGATTGTGGTCACGCTCGGCCTGTCGTTCGTGTGGACGGGACTCGCGGTGTTACTGTTGCCTTCGCCCGGTGGCAGCAGCCCCCAATGGCTTGGCAGCCTGATGACGTATCAAACGCCGCTGATTGCCGCGCCGATAGTATGGTCGGTCGTGATCGCGCTGGTGGGGCATCTGTTATTGATGCGTTCGTCGGCAGGCGTGCGGGTGCGGGGTGCTGGCGGCAATCCTCGGGCGATGAGCCGGTTTGGCTGGTCGATGGTCAAGAGCCGCGCCATCCTGTACGGCGTCGCTGGCTTCTTCGGGGTGTGCTCCGGCCTGTCATTGCTCGGCCTGACGACTTCCGCGGACCCGAACCTCGCACTGCGCTACACGCTGCTGTCGATCGCTTCGGTGATACTTGGTGGCGGCGAGTTTGTCGGCGGACGGGTCTCCGTTTGGGGAGCCGTGCTGGGCGCTATCACGCTCACCGTGGCCGCATCGTTTCTTGCCTTCCTCAACATCTCGCCGGACTGGCAGGTGGGCATGCAAGGCGTGATCCTGATTGCGGTGCTGTCGCTGCGCGTCTTGCTGCAACGAAGCGGGGGGCGCAGATGA
- a CDS encoding ABC transporter substrate-binding protein produces the protein MACGILAAVVCVSVTNTASAQAASGDTSSLKIALSNNYAGNSWRQAMLKSWSNVADAAVKQKVVAAAPTFTTAENQATEQVQQMQNLILQGFKGIAVDAVSPTALNGVIKQACGAGVTVVSFDGIASEPCAYRITVDFRKLGSMQVDYMAKRLNGTGNLLEIRGLAGVSVDDEIHQGIVDELKKYPGLKIVGSVHGDWTQTVAQKQVAGILPTLPKIDGVVDQGGDGFGTAKAFAEANRPTPIIILGNRQEELAWWAGQRKKGSYETLSVTIPPGCSTFAFWITQQLLAGKKLPHDIQMPLLEVKADELDSVLAKTPPGQLANKEYTRDEVLKVVDSK, from the coding sequence GTGGCCTGCGGCATTCTTGCCGCCGTGGTTTGCGTCAGCGTTACCAATACAGCCAGTGCACAGGCAGCGAGCGGCGATACCTCGTCGCTGAAAATCGCGCTCTCGAACAACTACGCGGGCAACAGTTGGCGTCAGGCGATGCTCAAGAGCTGGTCGAATGTCGCCGATGCCGCCGTCAAGCAGAAGGTGGTCGCCGCCGCGCCGACGTTCACGACCGCGGAGAATCAGGCCACGGAGCAGGTGCAGCAAATGCAGAACCTGATCCTGCAGGGCTTCAAAGGCATTGCGGTGGATGCCGTGTCGCCCACCGCGCTCAATGGCGTCATCAAGCAGGCCTGCGGCGCAGGGGTGACGGTGGTGTCGTTCGATGGCATCGCCTCTGAGCCCTGCGCTTATCGCATCACGGTCGATTTTCGCAAACTCGGTTCGATGCAGGTCGACTATATGGCGAAACGCCTGAACGGCACCGGCAATCTGCTCGAGATCCGCGGTCTTGCCGGCGTTTCCGTGGATGACGAAATCCATCAGGGTATCGTCGACGAGCTGAAGAAGTACCCAGGGCTGAAGATCGTGGGCTCCGTGCATGGCGATTGGACCCAGACGGTTGCGCAAAAGCAGGTAGCCGGTATCTTGCCGACGCTGCCCAAAATCGACGGTGTCGTGGACCAGGGTGGCGACGGCTTTGGCACGGCGAAGGCGTTCGCCGAGGCTAACCGTCCGACGCCGATCATCATTCTTGGCAATCGTCAGGAAGAGCTGGCGTGGTGGGCCGGGCAACGCAAGAAGGGCAGTTACGAGACGCTGTCGGTCACCATCCCGCCGGGTTGCTCGACGTTTGCTTTCTGGATCACCCAGCAATTGCTGGCGGGTAAAAAGCTGCCGCACGATATCCAGATGCCGCTGCTCGAGGTGAAAGCGGACGAGCTCGACTCGGTGCTCGCCAAAACGCCGCCGGGCCAGCTTGCCAACAAGGAATACACGCGCGACGAAGTGCTCAAGGTCGTCGACTCGAAATAA
- a CDS encoding ATP-binding cassette domain-containing protein — protein sequence MTVSFGESSGSPGGVSGEVLIGLAGIGKTFGQVKALSGIDFAFRNGECVGVAGHNGAGKSTLMAVLAGVYAPDHGTLSVAGLPVSHYDANVAREAGVRCVFQELSLCANLSIAENMCILHPQLKGRGWRKKATALMVEQLDAIFPGHGLKGHELVADLTLTQRQMVEIARAFTVVVAPVKLVILDEPTSSLDAHTAGQLLVFIREAASRGITCILISHMLGEIERVADRVLVMRDGMAAAVLPRDALTQDAIVRAMGQHVDVGRQTQKAGRAQGNVNAADFMWQVGPTAVKRSTINAARGEIVCFAGLAGQGQTEALLAIYRDSTRRGAATRVAFVAGDRADDGVFPLWSISENLAIRSLYGASNGLRKRWLVDADGVRKLVQDWRAKIGIRGAATRAGILSLSGGNQQKVLFARALASDADLILMDDPTRGVDIGTKRDIYELVRGEASNGRTFIWYTTENDELAYCDRAYVFRSGRVTRVLHADECTEEVLLAASFEEQAA from the coding sequence ATGACGGTTTCATTCGGTGAATCATCGGGCTCGCCCGGCGGCGTATCTGGCGAGGTACTGATCGGTCTTGCCGGTATCGGCAAGACGTTCGGCCAGGTCAAGGCGCTGAGCGGCATTGACTTTGCGTTCCGGAACGGCGAATGCGTCGGCGTCGCCGGTCATAACGGCGCGGGCAAGTCCACGCTGATGGCGGTGCTCGCGGGCGTGTACGCGCCGGATCACGGCACGCTCTCGGTGGCGGGCCTGCCCGTCAGCCACTACGACGCTAACGTGGCACGCGAAGCAGGGGTGCGTTGCGTGTTCCAGGAGCTCTCCCTGTGCGCCAACCTGTCGATCGCGGAGAACATGTGCATCCTGCATCCGCAACTCAAAGGACGCGGCTGGCGCAAGAAAGCAACCGCATTGATGGTCGAACAGCTTGACGCGATTTTTCCGGGCCATGGTCTGAAGGGGCATGAACTGGTCGCGGACCTGACGCTAACACAACGTCAGATGGTCGAGATCGCTCGAGCTTTTACGGTGGTGGTTGCGCCGGTGAAGCTGGTCATTCTCGATGAGCCGACGTCCAGCCTCGATGCGCATACCGCCGGACAGCTGCTGGTTTTTATCCGTGAGGCGGCGAGCCGTGGCATCACCTGTATTCTGATTAGCCACATGCTTGGCGAGATCGAACGCGTCGCGGACCGCGTGCTGGTGATGCGCGATGGCATGGCGGCCGCGGTGTTGCCGCGCGATGCGTTGACTCAGGATGCGATTGTGCGTGCGATGGGGCAGCACGTCGATGTCGGGCGTCAAACTCAAAAGGCCGGTCGCGCGCAGGGCAATGTCAATGCCGCGGATTTCATGTGGCAGGTTGGGCCCACGGCAGTAAAGCGCTCGACGATCAACGCGGCACGCGGCGAGATTGTCTGCTTTGCGGGCCTCGCAGGGCAGGGCCAAACCGAAGCGTTGCTCGCCATCTATCGCGACTCCACCCGCCGAGGAGCAGCGACGCGCGTGGCGTTTGTGGCCGGCGATCGTGCTGACGACGGTGTATTCCCACTCTGGTCGATCAGCGAGAACCTCGCGATCCGCTCTCTGTATGGTGCGTCGAACGGTCTGCGCAAGCGCTGGCTGGTCGATGCCGACGGCGTACGCAAGCTGGTGCAGGACTGGCGCGCGAAGATCGGCATTCGCGGCGCCGCGACCCGTGCAGGCATCCTGTCGCTCTCGGGCGGCAACCAGCAGAAGGTGCTGTTCGCACGCGCGCTGGCCTCCGACGCGGACCTGATCCTGATGGACGATCCGACTCGCGGCGTCGACATCGGCACCAAGCGCGACATCTACGAACTCGTACGCGGCGAGGCGTCGAACGGACGCACATTTATCTGGTACACCACGGAGAACGACGAACTCGCATACTGCGATCGCGCCTATGTGTTTCGTTCTGGCCGCGTCACGCGCGTGCTGCACGCGGACGAATGCACCGAAGAGGTACTCCTCGCAGCCAGCTTCGAGGAGCAAGCCGCATGA
- a CDS encoding SMP-30/gluconolactonase/LRE family protein, which yields MEPKDFEVHDARFRALLQPNAQLEKLYGGCLWAEGPAYFPAGDYLVWSDIPNSRMLRWAPDMGVGTFRANSNFSNGNTRDREGRLVTCEHGARRVTRTEHDGSITVLASAYQGKRLNSPNDVIVKSDGSVWFTDPDYGILSDYEGGRADSEIGRCNVYRVTPGSGEVTLVSDEFVKPNGLAFSPDESRIYIADSAASHIEGAPHHIRVLDVAGGKLSNGRVFVEIEQGVPDGMRVDEYGNLWTSALDGVHCYAPDGTLLGKILLPEVVANLTFGGLHRNRLFIAANTSLYSLYVAVRGTAT from the coding sequence ATGGAACCTAAAGACTTTGAAGTTCACGATGCACGTTTTCGCGCCTTACTGCAACCGAACGCACAGCTCGAAAAGCTATACGGCGGCTGTCTGTGGGCCGAGGGCCCGGCATATTTTCCCGCGGGCGATTACCTCGTCTGGAGCGACATCCCTAACAGCCGCATGCTGCGTTGGGCGCCCGACATGGGTGTGGGCACGTTTCGCGCGAATTCGAATTTCTCCAATGGCAATACGCGTGACCGCGAAGGGCGGCTTGTCACTTGCGAACACGGCGCGCGCCGTGTGACGCGTACCGAGCACGACGGCAGCATCACCGTGCTCGCTTCCGCCTATCAGGGCAAGCGGCTGAATTCGCCCAACGACGTAATCGTCAAATCCGATGGCTCGGTATGGTTCACGGACCCCGACTACGGCATCCTTAGCGATTACGAAGGTGGTCGTGCCGACAGCGAGATTGGCCGCTGCAACGTGTATCGCGTGACGCCCGGAAGCGGCGAAGTCACGCTGGTGTCGGACGAATTCGTCAAGCCTAACGGGCTTGCCTTTTCACCGGACGAGAGCCGCATCTACATCGCGGATTCAGCGGCCTCGCATATCGAAGGAGCACCGCATCACATTCGCGTTCTCGATGTGGCGGGCGGCAAGCTGAGCAACGGGCGTGTGTTCGTCGAGATCGAGCAGGGCGTTCCCGACGGCATGCGAGTGGACGAGTACGGCAACCTCTGGACCAGTGCGCTCGACGGCGTGCATTGCTACGCGCCAGACGGCACGCTGCTCGGCAAGATCCTGTTGCCGGAAGTGGTGGCTAACCTGACCTTCGGCGGCCTGCATCGCAATCGCCTGTTTATTGCCGCGAATACTTCGCTGTACTCGCTTTATGTCGCTGTGCGTGGCACAGCGACGTGA
- a CDS encoding ABC transporter permease, translating into MLRAPWVWSFVGAIGVGILIAVVFGISIAGNVVLTALVFGVFMVLVGLGQMLVITSGPGNIDLSVPSVIALAGMIGVHVMGAYGILAGFVAALAAGVVVGLANYLLIRVLRIPPIIATLSSSFIIQSVAITQSSGMNAPPVALETFANGHLLGVPHLALIALALSVVIAVLLHLTVFGRGLSAVGQNPRAAWLAGVGVEATRCKVYMLSGGIAALTGVLLAAVSGGATLDMGVEYMLISIAVVVIGGTQVTGGRATVIGVWGASMFLFLTNAVLNALGAGAGVRSIAYGVLIIVVVVAAGGRSARY; encoded by the coding sequence ATGCTGCGCGCGCCGTGGGTCTGGTCCTTCGTCGGGGCGATCGGCGTAGGCATCCTCATCGCGGTCGTGTTTGGGATTTCCATTGCCGGTAACGTCGTGTTGACGGCGCTGGTGTTTGGCGTCTTCATGGTGCTGGTCGGTCTGGGGCAGATGCTCGTCATCACGTCGGGGCCGGGCAATATCGACCTGTCGGTGCCATCCGTCATTGCGCTCGCGGGCATGATCGGCGTTCACGTGATGGGCGCGTATGGCATTCTCGCCGGCTTCGTTGCTGCACTCGCTGCCGGTGTCGTCGTCGGTCTCGCGAACTATCTGCTGATTCGTGTGCTTCGTATCCCGCCGATCATTGCGACGTTGTCGTCGAGTTTCATTATCCAGTCGGTGGCGATCACGCAAAGCAGCGGCATGAACGCGCCGCCTGTCGCGCTCGAGACATTTGCCAATGGTCACCTGCTCGGTGTGCCGCATCTCGCGTTGATCGCGCTGGCGTTGTCGGTTGTGATTGCGGTCCTGCTGCATCTGACGGTATTCGGCCGCGGTCTTTCCGCGGTCGGCCAGAATCCGCGAGCGGCGTGGCTGGCGGGCGTGGGTGTCGAGGCGACGCGTTGCAAGGTGTACATGCTGTCCGGTGGCATTGCGGCGCTCACAGGTGTACTGCTCGCTGCCGTGTCGGGTGGCGCGACGCTGGATATGGGCGTCGAATACATGCTGATCTCGATTGCGGTGGTGGTGATCGGCGGCACTCAGGTCACCGGTGGCCGCGCGACGGTCATCGGTGTGTGGGGCGCCTCGATGTTCCTGTTCCTCACCAATGCTGTGCTCAACGCGTTGGGCGCGGGTGCCGGCGTGCGCTCGATTGCGTACGGCGTACTGATTATTGTCGTCGTGGTGGCGGCAGGCGGCCGCTCGGCGCGCTACTAG
- a CDS encoding LysR family transcriptional regulator: MSRSPAVPPPSVLSRLRFKHLQLLDILGRTHNLRIAAEQMHMTQPAATKILGDIESMFGAQLFERLPREMRPTDLGVLSLRYASAAVADLGKFASEFHTMKSGGYGHLAIGAITASTAQVVAAAIKEIQQQRPRLIVRLIDQSSDQLAIWLEEKKLDLMIGRLTEARQETLFNFEDLSAEPVWVVVGRHHPLLKQASVEIADLGAWPWILYPPATAIRHLFDETFAAAGMQAPVGMVETPSIFSTLELLQATDMISLQPRAAVAKYVQSGLLGQLVVPIRRTMTNYGVITRKNEIPSQPAQEFMAILRTTAERLGDHVAVPRTAT, translated from the coding sequence ATGTCCAGATCGCCCGCTGTGCCTCCCCCGAGTGTGCTGAGCCGACTACGTTTCAAGCATCTCCAGCTGCTCGATATTCTCGGACGCACCCACAATCTGCGTATCGCGGCCGAGCAAATGCATATGACCCAACCCGCCGCAACGAAGATACTGGGCGACATCGAGTCCATGTTCGGCGCGCAATTGTTCGAGCGTTTGCCGCGGGAAATGCGGCCCACCGATCTCGGCGTGCTGTCTTTGCGTTACGCGAGTGCCGCCGTGGCCGATCTGGGCAAGTTCGCCAGCGAGTTCCACACCATGAAAAGCGGCGGCTATGGCCACCTCGCGATCGGCGCCATTACCGCATCAACCGCGCAGGTCGTCGCCGCGGCGATCAAGGAAATCCAGCAGCAACGGCCGCGGCTCATCGTCAGGCTGATCGACCAGAGCAGCGACCAGTTGGCGATCTGGCTCGAAGAGAAAAAACTCGACCTGATGATCGGCCGTCTGACCGAAGCGCGCCAGGAGACCCTCTTCAACTTCGAAGACCTGTCTGCGGAGCCGGTGTGGGTCGTCGTTGGACGGCATCATCCGCTGCTCAAACAGGCGTCTGTCGAGATCGCCGATCTCGGCGCATGGCCGTGGATTCTCTATCCGCCGGCCACGGCGATCCGCCATCTGTTCGACGAGACCTTCGCCGCCGCCGGGATGCAAGCGCCCGTCGGCATGGTCGAAACGCCATCGATCTTCTCGACGCTCGAACTGCTGCAGGCCACGGACATGATTTCGCTGCAGCCGCGTGCCGCCGTCGCGAAGTATGTCCAGAGCGGACTGCTCGGTCAGCTCGTCGTGCCTATCCGGCGCACCATGACGAACTATGGCGTCATCACCCGCAAGAACGAAATTCCGTCGCAGCCCGCTCAGGAGTTCATGGCGATCCTGCGCACCACCGCCGAGCGGCTCGGCGATCACGTCGCTGTGCCACGCACAGCGACATAA